In the Hordeum vulgare subsp. vulgare chromosome 7H, MorexV3_pseudomolecules_assembly, whole genome shotgun sequence genome, one interval contains:
- the LOC123412992 gene encoding SKP1-like protein 1A, with translation MADATPAEASSSGDAAGKMITLISSDGESFEVLEEAAAISRTINHMIEDNCVENGVPLPNVPSKILAKVIEYCNMHVPSSSDAAGGSGEKDLKSFDAGFIAVDQATLYDLLLAANYLDVEGLLDLCLQTVADMIKGKTVEEIRKTFNIECDFTPEEEAEIKKENQWAFE, from the coding sequence ATGGCTGATGCGACGCCGGCGGAAGCAAGCAGCAGCGGCGATGCCGCGGGCAAGATGATCACGTTGATCAGCTCGGACGGGGAGAGCTTCGAGGTcttggaggaggcggcggccatttCGCGGACGATCAACCACATGATCGAGGACAACTGCGTGGAGAACGGCGTGCCGCTGCCCAACGTGCCCTCCAAGATCCTCGCCAAGGTCATCGAGTACTGCAACATGCACGTCCCCAGCAGCTCCGACGCCGCCGGCGGAAGCGGTGAGAAGGACCTGAAGAGCTTCGACGCCGGCTTCATCGCCGTCGACCAGGCCACGCTGTACGACCTCCTCCTGGCCGCCAACTACCTGGACGTCGAGGGGCTCCTGGACCTGTGCTTGCAGACGGTGGCGGACATGATCAAGGGCAAGACGGTGGAGGAGATACGCAAGACGTTCAACATCGAGTGCGACTTCACGcccgaggaggaggcggagatcaaaaaggagaaccaATGGGCCTTCGAGTAG